In Panacibacter ginsenosidivorans, the following proteins share a genomic window:
- a CDS encoding helix-turn-helix domain-containing protein, whose amino-acid sequence MRSALEFFKMQLSEMGFVFIIVTEGLADNKIACISFVKIVITNPDKASIFSAQKVPAIWEDQLIPGATIQAWIYETAEVLQQQVLPNPSIQMIYTLLKSKQHLDLHIMSDDPVLICEVLLKGSVTHKADKKAIEINAGHFNLMYAPRPDLYTFLQPVALLRGMQFFFNPHYILPLTKQYPLLETFSEGINRNQTVFVSERPVAITPAMSDIIEQLAHAPYAPAIRRFHEEHILAFLSHALAAASLQLSSCISFSQADAESIYSAKKIIDMHLSQHYTIPQLCRKILLNEDKLKTGFKAIFGMGPFAYQKMERLRLAKAKLEQTRIPVKAIASGAGYKYMNNFSIAFKNVFGITPFELRKEQKSRPK is encoded by the coding sequence GCCTGCATTTCTTTTGTGAAAATTGTAATAACCAATCCTGATAAGGCTTCTATATTCTCAGCACAGAAGGTGCCGGCAATATGGGAAGATCAACTTATTCCCGGAGCAACCATACAAGCCTGGATTTATGAGACGGCCGAAGTACTGCAGCAGCAAGTATTGCCTAACCCTTCCATTCAAATGATCTATACCTTATTGAAATCGAAGCAGCACCTTGATCTTCATATTATGTCTGACGATCCCGTATTAATATGCGAAGTGCTGTTAAAAGGCTCTGTAACACACAAAGCAGATAAGAAAGCAATAGAAATAAATGCAGGACATTTTAATCTCATGTATGCACCCCGGCCAGACCTTTATACGTTTTTACAACCTGTTGCCTTACTACGGGGAATGCAATTCTTTTTTAACCCGCATTATATTTTACCCTTAACAAAACAGTACCCCCTATTAGAGACTTTCAGCGAGGGCATAAACAGGAATCAAACGGTGTTTGTCAGCGAACGGCCTGTAGCCATAACTCCGGCTATGTCTGATATAATTGAGCAATTAGCTCATGCTCCTTACGCACCGGCTATCAGGAGATTTCATGAAGAGCATATCCTCGCATTCCTTTCCCATGCTTTAGCGGCTGCTTCACTGCAGCTTTCTTCCTGTATCTCCTTTTCGCAAGCTGATGCAGAAAGTATTTACTCGGCAAAAAAAATTATAGACATGCATCTGTCACAACATTATACGATTCCACAATTATGCAGGAAAATCCTTTTGAATGAAGACAAACTTAAAACAGGATTTAAAGCAATATTTGGCATGGGACCATTTGCCTACCAGAAAATGGAACGTTTGCGACTGGCTAAAGCTAAGCTCGAACAAACCCGTATACCTGTTAAAGCGATCGCTTCCGGGGCTGGTTATAAATACATGAATAACTTTAGTATTGCCTTTAAAAATGTATTTGGTATTACTCCTTTTGAATTAAGGAAAGAACAAAAAAGCCGACCAAAGTAA
- a CDS encoding MauE/DoxX family redox-associated membrane protein — MRFLILQEAIASLLALVFVYASVSKLIDFSNFNLQLHQSPFLNPLAWWIARLIPSTELIIAGLLIIKTSRLQGLFASVFLMSLFTAYLIAMLHFSDYLPCTCGGLLEVLSWDTHVVFNIVLLILSITGIVLFTPAKPAINGTTGSVE, encoded by the coding sequence ATGCGGTTCCTTATTTTACAGGAAGCTATTGCCAGCTTACTTGCTTTGGTCTTTGTTTATGCCTCTGTCAGCAAACTTATCGATTTCAGCAACTTTAACCTCCAGCTACATCAGTCGCCATTTCTTAATCCTTTAGCCTGGTGGATTGCAAGGCTTATACCTTCAACCGAACTAATAATAGCCGGCCTTCTTATTATAAAAACATCCAGGTTGCAAGGGTTATTTGCTTCTGTGTTTCTTATGAGCCTTTTTACCGCTTACCTTATTGCGATGCTTCATTTCAGTGACTACCTGCCCTGTACCTGTGGCGGCCTGCTGGAAGTTCTATCATGGGATACGCATGTTGTGTTCAATATTGTGCTGCTAATACTAAGCATTACCGGAATCGTCCTGTTTACACCGGCCAAACCAGCAATCAACGGTACCACAGGTAGCGTTGAATAA